A window from Gemmatimonadota bacterium encodes these proteins:
- a CDS encoding aminotransferase class I/II-fold pyridoxal phosphate-dependent enzyme, which translates to MAAAFQPFELERIMSDWEQIVEYNLSESGAHPVKVRELIEHDPDILDRMLDTELGYGYANGSPELREAIAQYYPGATAENVLVTIGCIEANFITFQTLLEGGGEVAVQVPCYLQSWGLAHNLGAVRRTFKLDPDRDWALDTDSLEAAVSDETKLISICNPNNPSGQILTEAEMDAVVRVAEGSGAYLLADEIYAGSEREREEVSPTFYGRYDRVISAGSMSKSFAMPGLRIGWLVGPEDLIRKLWMRHEYLTLSTAKLSNHFLAPLALRPDVRQTIFERTRGYIRRGWDNYRAWIDDNADILSLVPPQATAISFVRYNLKTDSATLVNRLIQEKSVLIGPGDYFGVPNHLRISYGLPPDYLNEGLRRISSLLRQVAEEEAAGSENERGAAAG; encoded by the coding sequence ATGGCAGCGGCCTTCCAGCCTTTCGAACTGGAACGCATCATGTCGGACTGGGAGCAAATCGTGGAGTACAACCTGTCCGAGAGCGGCGCGCACCCGGTTAAAGTCAGGGAACTGATAGAACACGATCCGGACATCCTGGACCGTATGCTGGACACCGAACTGGGCTACGGATACGCGAATGGCTCGCCGGAACTGAGGGAGGCCATCGCCCAGTACTACCCCGGCGCGACCGCCGAGAACGTGCTGGTGACCATCGGGTGCATCGAGGCCAATTTCATCACGTTCCAAACGCTGCTGGAAGGCGGCGGAGAAGTTGCGGTCCAGGTGCCCTGCTACCTCCAGAGCTGGGGACTCGCGCACAACCTGGGCGCCGTCCGGCGGACGTTCAAGCTCGATCCCGACCGCGACTGGGCGCTCGATACGGACAGTCTCGAAGCCGCCGTCTCGGACGAAACCAAACTGATCTCCATCTGCAATCCGAACAACCCGTCCGGACAGATACTGACGGAAGCCGAAATGGACGCCGTCGTCCGTGTGGCCGAAGGCAGCGGCGCCTACCTGCTCGCGGACGAGATCTACGCCGGGTCCGAACGGGAACGCGAGGAAGTGTCGCCCACCTTCTACGGCCGGTACGACCGGGTCATCTCGGCGGGCAGCATGTCCAAGTCCTTCGCCATGCCCGGCCTGCGGATCGGCTGGCTCGTCGGTCCCGAAGACCTGATCAGAAAGCTCTGGATGCGCCACGAGTACCTGACGCTGAGCACGGCCAAGCTGTCCAACCACTTCCTCGCGCCGCTGGCGCTGCGTCCGGACGTGCGGCAGACCATCTTCGAGAGGACGCGGGGCTATATCCGCCGGGGATGGGACAACTACCGGGCCTGGATCGACGACAACGCGGACATCCTGAGTCTCGTGCCGCCCCAGGCGACGGCCATTTCCTTCGTCCGGTACAACCTGAAGACCGACTCCGCGACGCTCGTGAACCGGCTGATCCAGGAGAAATCGGTGCTCATCGGGCCGGGCGACTACTTCGGCGTGCCCAACCATCTCCGCATCAGCTACGGCCTGCCGCCCGATTACCTGAACGAGGGGCTGCGCCGGATCTCCAGCCTGCTCCGCCAGGTCGCCGAGGAAGAGGCCGCCGGATCCGAGAACGAGCGCGGCGCGGCCGCCGGCTGA
- a CDS encoding ornithine cyclodeaminase family protein, with product MPLIVELDRIKEAVEGIDVIQDIEDGFVAYSQGKVQVPPVGEMHFEDPPGNVHIKYGAINDDDYYVIKLASGFNDNPTVGLPRVQGMMLIFNQRTGQPVAFLLDQGYLTNVRTAAMGPVVAKVLAPKNVSRIGVFGTGLQARMQVEYLKGVVDCTDVIAWGRSAESKASYKNEMEARGYTVEITDDAGAVAATSNLIIMSTPSLSPLLTADQVRPGTHITAMGSDTPDKIELDPGVLAKADVVVADSIPQCRLRGEIAQAMKAGAITEDKVVELGNVIQDPSLGRTSDDQISIADSTGVAVQDIQISKAVYHAVK from the coding sequence ATGCCGCTCATCGTCGAGCTGGACCGCATCAAGGAAGCCGTAGAGGGCATTGACGTCATTCAGGATATAGAAGACGGTTTTGTCGCCTATTCGCAGGGAAAGGTGCAGGTGCCGCCGGTCGGCGAGATGCACTTCGAGGATCCTCCCGGGAACGTGCACATCAAGTACGGCGCGATCAACGACGACGACTACTACGTCATCAAGCTGGCGTCCGGGTTCAACGACAACCCGACGGTCGGACTGCCCCGCGTCCAGGGCATGATGCTGATCTTCAACCAGCGGACGGGCCAGCCCGTGGCGTTTCTGCTCGACCAGGGCTACCTCACCAACGTGCGCACGGCCGCCATGGGGCCGGTCGTGGCCAAAGTCCTCGCACCGAAGAACGTCAGCCGCATCGGCGTGTTCGGCACGGGTCTCCAGGCGCGCATGCAGGTCGAGTACCTCAAGGGCGTCGTCGACTGCACGGACGTGATCGCCTGGGGCCGTTCCGCCGAGAGCAAGGCCTCATACAAGAACGAAATGGAAGCCCGGGGATACACCGTAGAGATCACGGATGACGCCGGTGCCGTGGCGGCGACAAGCAATCTCATCATCATGTCCACGCCGTCCCTGTCACCGCTGCTTACCGCCGACCAGGTGCGTCCCGGCACGCACATCACCGCAATGGGTTCCGACACGCCGGACAAGATCGAACTCGATCCCGGCGTCCTCGCGAAGGCCGACGTGGTCGTGGCGGACAGCATTCCGCAGTGCAGGCTGCGCGGCGAGATCGCCCAGGCGATGAAGGCGGGCGCCATTACCGAGGACAAGGTGGTCGAGCTCGGAAACGTGATCCAGGATCCATCCCTGGGCCGCACTTCCGACGATCAGATTTCGATCGCCGATTCGACGGGTGTCGCGGTACAGGACATCCAGATATCCAAGGCCGTCTACCACGCTGTAAAGTAG
- the ugpC gene encoding sn-glycerol-3-phosphate ABC transporter ATP-binding protein UgpC, which produces MADVVLKNVDKRFDKNSVVRNVNLEIRDREFVVLVGPSGCGKSTTLRMIAGLEEVTSGEIHIDGKRVNDVPPKDRDIAMVFQNYALYPHMTVYENMAFGLKLRKYPRSEIEARVNETAGILGIGHLLARKPKALSGGERQRVAVGRAIVRKPKVFLFDEPLSNLDAKLRVQMRTEISKLHNSLEATIVYVTHDQVEAMTMGDRIAVMKDGEVQQVAAPLELYENPANRFVAGFIGSPGMNFLEGRVVFDNGHAAFDEGSLRLPIPDGMREALAPWRDREVTFGIRPEDITSVDANKDWREARQIKATVEVVEPMGSETFLYMTTGRYPFIARVDAFVDPAINTELPLLVNMARAHFFSREDEAAIV; this is translated from the coding sequence ATGGCGGATGTGGTCCTGAAGAACGTGGACAAGCGGTTCGACAAGAACTCTGTGGTCCGTAACGTCAACCTGGAAATCAGGGACCGGGAGTTCGTGGTCCTCGTCGGACCCTCAGGCTGCGGCAAGTCCACCACGCTGCGCATGATCGCCGGACTTGAAGAAGTGACCTCCGGCGAAATCCACATCGACGGTAAACGCGTGAACGACGTCCCGCCGAAGGACCGGGACATCGCCATGGTGTTCCAGAACTACGCGCTGTACCCCCACATGACGGTCTACGAGAACATGGCCTTCGGGCTCAAGCTGCGCAAGTATCCCCGTTCCGAGATCGAGGCGCGGGTCAACGAGACCGCCGGCATCCTGGGCATCGGCCATCTCCTCGCGCGCAAGCCGAAGGCGCTGTCGGGCGGCGAGCGCCAGCGCGTGGCGGTGGGCCGCGCCATCGTGCGCAAGCCAAAGGTGTTCCTCTTCGACGAACCCCTCTCGAACCTGGACGCCAAGCTGCGCGTGCAGATGCGGACGGAGATCAGCAAGCTCCACAACAGCCTCGAAGCGACCATCGTCTACGTCACCCACGACCAGGTCGAAGCCATGACCATGGGCGACCGGATCGCCGTGATGAAAGACGGCGAGGTGCAGCAGGTCGCGGCGCCCCTCGAGCTATACGAGAACCCGGCGAACCGGTTCGTCGCGGGTTTCATCGGCAGTCCGGGCATGAACTTCCTGGAAGGCCGGGTCGTCTTCGACAACGGGCATGCGGCCTTCGACGAAGGCAGCCTCCGGCTTCCCATTCCGGACGGCATGCGGGAGGCCCTTGCGCCCTGGCGGGACCGGGAGGTCACTTTCGGCATCCGTCCGGAGGACATCACTTCCGTGGATGCGAACAAGGACTGGCGGGAAGCCCGTCAGATCAAGGCGACCGTCGAGGTGGTGGAACCCATGGGAAGCGAGACTTTCCTCTACATGACGACCGGCCGGTACCCGTTCATCGCCAGGGTGGACGCCTTCGTAGACCCCGCCATTAACACGGAACTGCCGCTTCTCGTGAACATGGCCAGGGCCCACTTCTTCTCCAGGGAAGATGAAGCGGCCATCGTATGA